From the genome of Eucalyptus grandis isolate ANBG69807.140 chromosome 2, ASM1654582v1, whole genome shotgun sequence, one region includes:
- the LOC104420351 gene encoding uncharacterized protein LOC104420351, whose translation MVNKRPFDGEGQHEVTSKLPRQEHCDGLALFSEFGSFGDTPKVPDGSGEGGCTVRKVEQELGEEKKTKPPLSNEEEVDCTFPGCYSISSWGTSSTSEEDIWSEAPFHGSFFPEYFYPQRPVRTLPRYEDIYSLLLEGPPQKSVPIGPDHQADIPALREQDFENVSNSASVEANPNSDGQQLEQVTRVEDEGLPGGVCVIPMPNYEQFGNSDDKIGNDGTDCFCGDRGSFRCVRKHVVEARDKLKRDLGPETFAELGFFDMGEYVAEKWTDEEEKIFYEIVFSNPASIGKNFWNNLSAAFPSRMKGEIVSYYFNVFMLRKRAEQNRCDPMNIDSDNDEWQVNEEEEDSVVESPVHGVDPADSIHRDHVSEYDDDDDDDDDVADEPCDDDGNTSFRSHKLMADVPEGWPGKNNYQENPTFRLEEKTWDGRVDQGAQDDSCTSSDTVAVSQGSHGKDYDGCHDVCFDRLNGDRSPDDETELCIRKVWSAGCMACPKKEVDFLPTFSMIEEVFGHGSSNCKSDRKDLG comes from the exons ATGGTAAATAAACGGCCCTTTGATGGTGAGGGACAGCATGAAGTAACTTCAAAGCTTCCAAGACAAGAACACTGTGATGGGCTAGCTTTGTTTTCTGAGTTTGGTTCCTTTGGAGACACTCCTAAAGTACCTGATGGATCAG GTGAGGGAGGGTGCACGGTAAGAAAAGTTGAACAGGAGCTTGGTGaggagaaaaagacaaaacctCCTTTAAGCAATGAGGAGGAAGTAGATTGCACTTTTCCGGGATGCTATTCCATCTCTTCGTGGGGCACCAGTAGTACCAGTGAAGAAGATATCTGGTCAGAGGCACCCTTCCATGGATCCttttttccagaatattttTATCCTCAGCGTCCAGTGAGAACTTTGCCGCGATATGAAGACATCTATTCTTTACTTTTAGAAGGCCCCCCACAAAAATCGGTTCCCATTGGACCGGATCATCAAGCTGATATTCCAGCATTAAGAGAGCaggattttgaaaatgtttcaaattCAGCATCAGTTGAAGCAAATCCTAATTCTGATGGACAACAGCTTGAGCAAGTGACCAGAGTCGAAGATGAAGGACTTCCAGGTGGGGTCTGTGTCATTCCGATGCCCAATTATGAACAATTTGGTAACAGTGATGACAAAATTGGGAATGATGGAACCGACTGTTTTTGTGGGGATAGGGGTTCCTTTAGATGTGTTCGAAAGCATGTTGTGGAAGCAAGGGATAAACTTAAGAGAGACCTTGGGCCTGAGACATTTGCAGAGTTGGGTTTCTTTGACATGGGCGAGTATGTTGCTGAGAAATGgactgatgaagaagaaaagatatttTATGAGATTGTTTTTTCTAATCCAGCTTCAATTGGCAAGAATTTCTGGAATAATCTTTCTGCTGCATTTCCTTCACGTATGAAAGGGGAAATAGTGAGCTATTACTTTAATGTATTCATGCTTCGGAAGAGGGCTGAGCAAAACAGGTGTGATCCAATGAACATAGACAGTGATAATGATGAATGGCAGGTgaatgaagaggaggaggattcTGTTGTTGAATCCCCTGTACATGGGGTTGATCCTGCTGATAGCATTCACAGAGATCATGTCAGtgaatatgatgatgatgatgatgatgatgatgatgttgcaGATGAACCTTGTGACGATGACGGAAATACGAGTTTCAGAAGTCACAAGCTGATGGCTGATGTACCAGAGGGATGGCCTGGAAAGAATAATTACCAGGAAAATCCCACATTTCGGTTGGAGGAGAAAACTTGGGATGGGAGAGTAGATCAAGGTGCACAGGATGATTCATGTACATCTTCTGATACAGTAGCTGTCTCACAAGGGAGCCATGGGAAGGACTACGATGGTTGCCATGATGTTTGCTTTGACAGGTTGAATGGCGACAGAAGCCCCGATGATGAGACGGAGCTTTGTATTCGGAAAGTGTGGAGTGCTGGTTGTATGGCTTGTCCTAAAAAGGAAGTTGACTTCTTGCCCACGTTCAGTATGATTGAAGAGGTTTTTGGACATGGATCTTCAAACTGCAAGTCGGATAGGAAGGATCTTGGCTAG